From Salvia splendens isolate huo1 chromosome 3, SspV2, whole genome shotgun sequence, a single genomic window includes:
- the LOC121795017 gene encoding phospholipid-transporting ATPase 2-like isoform X1, with translation MKRYVYINDDNLAKDIYCDNRISNRKYTILNFLPKNIWEQFSRFMNQYFLLIACLQLWSLITPVNPASTWGPLILIFAVSSSKEAWDDYNRYLSDKKANEKEIWILRQGIRKLIQAQDICIGNIVWLRENDEVPCDLVLLGTADPQGFCYVETAALDGETDLKTRSIPSACMGIDVDLLHKIKGVIECPSPNKDIRRFDANMRLFPPFLDNDIFPLTIKNTLLQSCYLRNTEWACGVAVYTGNQTKLGMCRGIAEPKLTAVDAMIDKLTGAIFVFQIVVVIVLGIAGNVFKDKEGRKLWYVQYPKEGPWYELLVIPLRFELLCSIMIPISIKVSLDLAKSLYAKFIDWDVEMVDPETGIRSNAANQAISEDLGQVEYILTDKTGTLTENKMIFKRCCISGRFYGNESGDALTDAQLLNAVSTGSADVILFLKVMAICNTVIPVRSKSGTISYKALSQDEEALVCAAARLRMVLENKNGNILDINFNASPMRYEVLDTLEFTSDRKRMSVVVRECQSGELFILSKGADETILPLTCSGQQVRTLAEAVEQYAQLGLRTLCLAWRKLEEDEYQEWTSMFKEANSTLVDRERRVAEVCQRLERDFEILGVAAIEDRLQEGVPETIEILRKAGINFWMLTGDKMSTAIQIALSCNFVSPEPKGQLLIIDGKTEDEVCRSLERVLLTTRITESESKQDVAFVVDGWALEIALKHYRKPFTELAILSRTAICCRVTPSQKAQLVELLKLGDYRTLAIGDGGNDVRMIQQADIGVGISGREGLQAARAADYSIGKFRFLKRLILVHGRYSYNRTAFLSQYSFYKSLLICFIQIFFSFISGISGTSLFNTVSLMAYNVFYTSVPVLFSVLDKDLSERTVMQHPQILFDCQSGRLLNPSTFAGWFGRSLFHAIVVFVITIHSYAFEKSEMEEVAMVAVSGCIWLQAFVVALETNSFTIFQHLAIWGNLVGFYAINWIVSSIPTSGMYTIMFRLCEQPSYWITMILIVATGMCPVLALKYLRYTYRPSRINILQQAECFHSSGIIEPKSRSSLEKDLPSDSVYEPLLSESPSATRRSVGPAQRSDSFQSQSPPDSTHTRKDN, from the exons ATGAAGCGATATGTATACATAAATGATGACAACCTAGCAAAAGATATCTACTGTGACAATCGTATATCAAATAGAAAGTATACCATATTGAATTTTCTCCCCAAAAATATATGGGAACAATTCAG CCGCTTTATGAATCAATACTTTCTGTTGATTGCTTGCCTTCAACTCTGGTCTCTCATCACTCCTGTCAATCCTGCAAGTACTTGGGGTCCTCTTATATTGATATTTGCAGTCTCTTCAAGTAAAGAAGCATGGGATGATTACAATAGATATCTCTCGGATAAGAAAGcaaatgaaaaagaaatttGGATTTTAAGGCAGGGAATCAGAAAGCTG ATTCAAGCTCAAGACATTTGTATCGGAAACATAGTATGGCTCCGTGAAAATGACGAAGTTCCTTGTGATCTTGTGTTACTTGGCACGGCTGATCCACAAGGGTTTTGCTATGTGGAG ACAGCAGCACTAGATGGTGAAACTGACCTAAAGACACGGTCAATACCTTCTGCTTGCATGGGAATAGATGTTGACTTGTTGCACAAGATCAAG GGTGTAATTGAGTGTCCCAGTCCCAATAAAGATATTAGGAGGTTTGATGCAAACATGCGACTGTTTCCTCCATTTCTCGATAATGATATTTTCCCCTtgacaataaaaaacacacttcttcaatcatgctACTTAAGGAACACAGAGTGGGCATGTGGAGTTGCTGTATACACAG gCAATCAAACCAAGCTGGGCATGTGTAGGGGTATAGCTGAACCAAAGCTTACAGCTGTAGATGCCATGATTGACAAATTGACTGGAGCAATTTTCGTTTTCCAGATAGTTGTCGTCATTGTTCTGGGCATAGCTGGAAATGTTTTTAAGGACAAAGAAGGGAGGAAG CTATGGTATGTCCAATATCCAAAAGAAGGTCCTTGGTATGAGCTCCTGGTCATCCCGCTTCGATTTGAACTACTTTGCTCCATCATGATTCCTATATCTATAAAG GTGTCCTTAGATCTAGCTAAAAGCCTGTATGCCAAATTTATAGATTGGGATGTCGAGATGGTTGATCCAGAAACAGGGATTCGGTCCAATGCAGCTAA CCAAGCAATCAGTGAGGACTTGGGACAAGTTGAGTATATATTGACAGATAAGACAGGAACTCTTACTGAAAACAAAATGATCTTCAAAAGATGCTGCATAAGTGGGAGATTCTATGGGAATGAGAGTGGGGATGCCTTGACAG ATGCACAGCTGCTTAATGCTGTATCCACTGGGTCTGCTGATGTCATTCTATTTCTCAAAGTTATGGCAATATGCAATACCGTAATTCCCGTACGAAG CAAAAGTGGGACAATTTCATACAAGGCACTATCCCAAGATGAAGAAGCCCTTGTATGTGCTGCTGCTCGTTTGCGCATGGTTTTGGAGAATAAAAACGGAAATATTCTTG ATATTAACTTCAATGCATCTCCAATGCGATATGAAGTACTTGACACTCTGGAGTTCACATCTGACAGGAAAAGAATGTCCGTGGTGGTTAGGGAATGCCAAAGCGGGGAACTTTTCATCTTGTCAAAAGGAGCAGATGAAACTATTCTTCCTCTTACCTGTTCTG GGCAACAGGTTAGGACTTTGGCCGAAGCTGTAGAACAGTATGCTCAATTGGGTCTGAGAACATTGTGCCTTGCTTGGCGCAAATTAGAGGAGGATGAATATCAGGAGTGGACCTCAATGTTTAAAGAGGCTAATAGTACTCTAGTTGATAGAGAG CGGAGAGTAGCTGAAGTCTGCCAAAGATTAGAGCGTGACTTTGAGATCCTTGGTGTAGCTGCCATAGAGGATCGCCTACAG GAGGGTGTTCCGGAGACAATAGAAATTCTTAGGAAAGCGGGAATAAATTTTTGGATGCTGACTGGGGACAAGATGAGCACAGCTATACAAATTGCTCTTTCTTGCAATTTTGTGTCCCCAG AGCCTAAAGGTCAGCTTCTGATTATTGATGGGAAAACTGAGGATGAAGTATGTAGGAGCTTGGAGAGAGTTTTGCTAACTACGAGAATCACAGAGTCTGAATCCAAG CAGGATGTAGCTTTTGTTGTTGATGGCTGGGCTCTTGAAATTGCCCTCAAGCATTATCGTAAACCATTCACAGAACTTGCGATTTTGTCAAGGACAGCTATTTGCTGTCGTGTTACTCCATCCCAAAAGGCACAG cTTGTAGAACTTTTGAAGTTAGGTGATTACAGAACTCTGGCCATTGGGGATGGTGGGAATGATGTGAGGATGATTCAACAAGCTGACATAGGGGTTGGCATAAGTGGAAGAGAAGGACTGCAGGCAGCCAGAGCAGCTGATTATAGCATTGGAA AATTCCGATTTTTGAAAAGACTGATACTTGTGCATGGGCGCTATTCAtacaaccgaactgcctttctttCCCAATATTCTTTCTATAAGTCATTGCTGATATGTTTCATCCAGATTTT TTTCTCTTTCATTTCAGGCATCTCAGGGACCAGTCTGTTCAACACAGTCAGCTTGATGGCTTATAATGTGTTTTACACTAGTGTTCCGGTTCTGTTCAGTGTTCTCGACAAAGATCTTAGTGAAAGAACTGTAATGCAGCATCCCCAGATACTATTTGATTGCCAGTCAGGAAG ACTTCTTAATCCAAGCACATTTGCTGGATGGTTTGGGCGGTCCCTTTTCCAT GCAATTGTTGTTTTCGTCATCACCATACATTCCTATGCTTTTGAGAAAAGTGAGATGGAGGAGGTAGCAATGGTTGCAGTTTCTGGATGCATTTGGCTGCAAGCATTTGTTGTTGCATTGGAGACCAA TTCTTTTACGATTTTTCAACACCTGGCAATCTGGGGCAATCTTGTTGGTTTTTATGCCATCAACTGGATTGTTAGTTCCATCCCGACATCAGGAATGTACACAATAATGTTTCGCTTGTGCGAGCAGCCGTCTTACTGGATTACAATGATT CTTATTGTAGCAACAGGAATGTGCCCTGTTCTGGCACTGAAGTACTTGAGGTACACGTATAGGCCGAGCAGAATAAACATACTCCAGCAGGCGGAATGTTTCCATTCATCGGGAATCATAGAGCCTAAGTCCAGATCCTCCTTGGAAAAAGATCTTCCCAGTGACTCGGTATATGAACCTCTCTTATCAGAATCGCCTAGTGCCACCAGACGCTCTGTTGGACCCGCACAGAGGTCCGATTCTTTCCAGTCACAGTCCCCACCCGATTCTACTCATACAAGAAAGGATAACTGA